DNA from Desulfovibrio porci:
TCGACCGCGTGCAGTCAATTTGGCATTCTTATGGCTGTTCACCCTGTCCTCGGCTCGGTTTACTGTTGTCTGTCAACTCCAGCTTTACCGGCTTGAGGCAGGGTGAACAACCTATTGGAACATTACACCTAGGTAAACATTTGGCAATTCACATCACAGGTAAGCAGTCTGGCTGGTTTGTAACGCAGCTTGATATACATAACCTTATTTCAAAGCCCTGTACTTTGAAGTTGAGCCTGATTAATCTGATAGGCAATGCTATGTTTCGACTGGCCATTTATAGAAATGATGTCCACTGTGGGCAAATAATGTATCGTAATATAGCCAAACAAACGCCGTCAGACAGGGCTTGATTCTCATCCCCAAATAAGCCAACTGCACTATCAAGGAGTGAAATATGTCTGTAACTTCTCAAGATATTATTGAAATTATTAGAGATGTCAAGCCGAAGCTGGCGAAACGAGAAATCATGCCTGATACCCCACTTACAGCGGAGGGCCTAGATTCCCTTGATTTGATGAATGTCTATTTTCTTGTTGAGGAGCGTTTTCAAGTCAAGCTTGAGATGAATGAAGATGAGGGAACTGCGCAACTTTTAAGTGTTCAGGATATCTTGGATCATATTCGTGGCTAGGCTGTTCATTCAAAAAGCATATTGCAAAAACAGGTTCGTGAAATATGCTGCATAATATGCTGGCTTATGGGATTGAAAATATAGGCTACGCCCTTGGAAGCCACTGCATTGATAATATACAAGCGGCAGCCTCTTATAGTAAGTCAGAAGATTTTATAAGAGATAAAATTGGCTTTCTCACACTGCGCCGCATGGGGCAAGAGCAAAGCCTGCAATCTTTATGCAAAGATGCCTTTAACGATTTAACTAAAAAGCATAGTTTTAGACCCGAAAGTTGTGAATTACTGATAGTCGTTACGCAAAACCCTGATGGCGGTCATGCTCTTCCCCACATCTCAGCTTTATTACAAAACGAATTAGGTCTTTCTACAAATATTGCTGCTTTTGATATTGGGCTTGGATGTTCTGGCTATGTTTATGCGTTGAGCATAGCCTGTGCTTTTATGCAACTAAACAATATTAACAATGGTCTTTTATTTACGGCAGACCCTTATTCTTCTATCCTGAATTATAATGATGCTAATACACAGCTTCTTTTTGGAGATGCAGCCACTTGCACTTTATTATCTAATTCACCTAAATATAAATTAGGAAAATCCTGCTTTGGCACAGATGGTAGCCGAGCAGATTCTTTATGTCTCTTGTCAAATGGCATTCTTGATATGAAAGGTCGTGATATATTCAATTTTTCTTTGAGTACAATACCTGACATAATTAAACAATGCGTAGAGAATAACAAACTGGATAAAGAAGATATAGATTGCCTGCTATTGCATCATGCCTCAAAATTTATTGTTGATACTATTGGGCAAAGGCTATCTCTGCCCAATGCTACTGTTCCCTTCCTCCTTCAAGATATAGGCAATTGTGTTTCTTCTACTATCCCAATTGCGCTCTCTCGCCTTGATAGTAATTTCAAAAACATTCTGATTTCAGGCTTTGGTGTCGGCCTGTCATGGGGAGCTAGTGTTCTATTCCATACTGAGCTTTGAAGATATAAAGAAATTCGTATCCGTTCAGGGGTAGCGCAAAAGCAGGGTATCGCACGGCATTAGGCAGACATTTGGATGCCCATCGCCTGGCTTTCGAGCCGAACCGATACGATTTTTGAACTATGCCTAGTCATTCTGTCATATTAAATCGACAATATACTCGCATGGCGTTAGACACATCATTGTTATTATGAAAGTCACGGCTGTTCTAAATTAATATAATATTTTATTTTCGTCCCAATATATGTACGCATATTCTCAATATATTGCTTAATATCACTATCACTGTAGCTATTATTTTTATTTTCCGGATGATGTATTATATGCCTAATTTTTTTCTGATAAACATATATATTATTCTGTTTCTTCTCCATTTTTATTCAGTCTGGTATAAGTTATTTTTTCTTGCGTGCTTGCATATTTATTTTTCAAGTTTTCAGCTTCAATATAGCCATACAGAGCATTATGATAATCTGTCGATGCTGTTCTAAATGCCTGATAATTAATTTCTGCACTTGATTTATTATTTAGAACTAATGGAGTAACAGAATTTCCTAAAGAAATATTCCCTTTTTGATCAATTTTAAGCACAATTACTTTTGTATTTTTATCTTTTAAAGCTTCGCAAATACTCCTTCTGAATGTGTAGCAATTATGAGCTGTGACTTTTGATGTCCATTTTCTGTGAATAAGCCTTTATAATGATATAATATTTGTAAGCGTCCACAATGATTGAGGGCAAAGGCCATGTCCGGCCATGGCTTTCTTCCTTGATCCTGTCCCTCTCTCCTTATAATGCCACGTGGGTGCAACTGATGCCTTCCCGCAGTTATTTGCGGTTATTTGCAAGCCCCTCAGGTCTCCCACAGACTATACTATTCTCAACGCTGACCCCCTGCAATTGAAGAGGGGTACCCCGCCAGAGCGCCAACGCTCGCGATTTACCCTCGCAGTGAGGGCAAAATCGCGGGTTGCTGGCCTTTTTGCGTATAACTTCTTAAAATTCCAACATTTTTTTCGCTCCAAGAAAAAACAAAAAATTTTGCAAACCTAGTAAAAAGGCCACTGCCCAGCTTTTCTTCAACGTGGTACGAAGTAGGAAATACCTTTTCGTAGGAAAAAAGCCATGCAGAACCTTACACCTGCAGAGACGAAGATTTTTGATCTTTTTTTAAGGGCTACAGCAATGCAGAAATTGCCGAAGAGCTTGGCATTGTAATAAGAACTGAAAAATAAAAGAACAAAACAATTGCATATCTACTCGTCAGCTTATTTCTTTATGCTATCAACGCTGTTGGCAAAATATTGACCCTTGATGATATGTCATTAATCAAGACCTAATGTGCAGTATGAGTCAAGTTATTGTTGTCAGCCCAGAGCAGCTACACTATCTGGTTGCGAGCGCTGTTCGTGATGGCGTCAGTCAGGCATTGAAAGGTATTACTCAAACCTCGACTGGAAGCATGCCTGAGAACGAAGCCGCACGATACCTTGGCGTCTCGCCCAACACACTGCGCAGTTGGCGGTGTCAAAAAATAGGCCCGGTTTATCATAAGTCGGGCCGGGCAGTGCGTTATTCAAAAGCTGACCTTGATATTTGGCAAGCTACTAATCGCATTCTGACGGTAGACTCTCAGGAGATTCAGGGACGTTTTGATGGAATGTCGCGCTGATGGTTTTGGCCGTGATATTGCGGGTTGCATCCATAAGATGGGTGTAGCGCTTGGTCATTTTCAGCGAATGATGGCCCAGCCTGTCTGCAATGGTGAGCTGCGCCTGCCCACCACAGGGCAGCCAAGAGGCATAGGTATGCCGCAAGGTATGGAAGACAACACGCTGCCGTCTGTCCTGAATTTTCAGATGCGTTTCCCGTCCATCTGCCTTTCTGATGACTTCACCGGAATTATTCAGCCCAAGTTTATCCACAGCACGGTTGAAGGATTCAGACGCAGCCCTCATGACACCACCATCTCTCGCTGGGAAAAGCAGAGCACTCATTGGGCCTTTGGGCAAATCGCACAGAGTCATGACCACTTCATCTGTCATGACCGCGTATCGCGAGCGTCCGCTTTTGGATTCAGCAATATAGAGGGTATTGCTCTCAAAGCGCACATCAGCCCGGCGCAGGCGGGCAATCTCGCCAAAGCGCAGGCCGCAATGCATACTCACCAGTGCCATCAGCCATGTCTGATGGCTCCGTCTCTTCAATTCATCGAGCAGAGCTCTGGCCTCTTGAGGCGTAAGGAAACGCTCTCGCGCATTGTTGGTCCTGGGCAAGGTCAGACCTCTTCAAAAGGCATCGGCCCTCTGTAGAGCTGCCACATACGCATACGCCGCATGACCCTGCGCACAAGCCCGACAGCGTGCCTTATGGTCTGGGCGGATTTCCCTGCGGCACGCATTTCACCCATGAGCTGATCAAGCCGGTGTGCTGTTATTTGTTGCAAGGGCAGTGCGCAGAGAGGTTTGAGATGTCCGCGTATCAAACTCAAATCCGGGCCGGTTGTTTTCCCATTCGCCTCAAGCCAGTCACGCAAATAGTGCTCCCATGCCTGCCCCAAGGTGATATTCGTGGCACGGGGCAAAGCCGCTTCCCCCATCGCAGCATTGGTCTTGGCTTCGTTTACAAGGCGTGCCCTCATCTCGGATGCAAGCGCAGCAGAGAATCCCTCACTCGCTCATCCTACATCCTTGCGGACTCGCTTGCCCGTTGTGTCACGATAGTCTATGGTGTCGCACATATCAGGGCGTCCTCTGTATCTCCGATCTGCGCTTTCACGGACTTGAACACCAGGATATTTGGTGGATTTTCGATGGCTCATCTTGCACCTCATTGCGACCTAAAATCGGATTTTGCGACCTGATTGCGATTCTCGCGCAATCTCTCCATATCCGTCACCATCTCGTAAGGCTTTATATTCACAGGATTTTGTACACAGAGATACAAGGAGATGCAAGCGTATCTTTCGCCCAGAATGGGCTCCTAAGCTGTAGGCCGCAGATTCGATTCCTGCCGGGCGCACCAGCCGGAAACGCAGGCAATTACATTGTTGCGGCTGCCTGTTTTTTTGCGTTTAGGTTATGCCGTTAAGCTATCGAGGATGAAAGCGCCATGTTGGTATCAGCCGGAACCCGGCTTTTCTGCTTTGTTTTGTGTCTGGCGGTCACCTGCTGCCCGCCTTCTTCATCGGCATGGAGCCAGCCGGGATCCCGTACCGTCGCCGCAACGACCGAGCAGGATGAGGAACGTGCCTGGCAGGCCAGGCCCGAAGATCTGCGCCGTGCTCTTCCCAACAACAGCGCGCCGCCGCAACGGCGTGTACCGTTCACACAACTCCCGCCCTTGACCTCGCAGGAAGAGGGGACCATCCGCCGGGTGAGATTGCCGGGTGACTTGAAGGCCGTGGCTCTGACATTTGACCTCTGCGAACTGGCCACCGTCACCACGGGATATGACGCGGACGTCATCAATTTTTTGCGGCGCGAGCATATTCCGGCCACTCTTTTTATGGGCGGCAAATGGATGCGCACCCACGCGGAACGGGCCAAGCAACTGATGGCCGAACCTGGATTCGAAATCGGCAACCATGCTTGGTCACACGGCAATTTCGGCATTATGGACCAGCAAAGCATGCGTGATCAGGCGCTCTGGACCCAGACGGAATATGAGACGTTGCGCGAGGACATCCTCCGGCGGGCAGAAGCTGCGGGTATGCCCGCGCCGAACATGCCGCCCGTGCCCGAATTGTTCCGGCTGCCGTACGGGCGTTGCTCGGATCAGGCCCTGACGCTCCTGGCCCGGTTGGGTTTGCGGGTCATCCAGTGGGATGTGGTGGCCGAGACCATGGCGGATAACAGCCGCCCGGAGTTGGCCGTGGATGTGGCGCGCCGCGTACGGCCCGGCTCCATTCTTCTCTTTCATGCCAACCGTGTGCCCACGGGCACGGCGTCGCTGCTGAAAGGCGTGGTGCGCGAACTGCGCCGCAAAGGATATCATTTTGTGACGG
Protein-coding regions in this window:
- a CDS encoding acyl carrier protein, which codes for MSVTSQDIIEIIRDVKPKLAKREIMPDTPLTAEGLDSLDLMNVYFLVEERFQVKLEMNEDEGTAQLLSVQDILDHIRG
- a CDS encoding ketoacyl-ACP synthase III yields the protein MLHNMLAYGIENIGYALGSHCIDNIQAAASYSKSEDFIRDKIGFLTLRRMGQEQSLQSLCKDAFNDLTKKHSFRPESCELLIVVTQNPDGGHALPHISALLQNELGLSTNIAAFDIGLGCSGYVYALSIACAFMQLNNINNGLLFTADPYSSILNYNDANTQLLFGDAATCTLLSNSPKYKLGKSCFGTDGSRADSLCLLSNGILDMKGRDIFNFSLSTIPDIIKQCVENNKLDKEDIDCLLLHHASKFIVDTIGQRLSLPNATVPFLLQDIGNCVSSTIPIALSRLDSNFKNILISGFGVGLSWGASVLFHTEL
- a CDS encoding helix-turn-helix domain-containing protein codes for the protein MPENEAARYLGVSPNTLRSWRCQKIGPVYHKSGRAVRYSKADLDIWQATNRILTVDSQEIQGRFDGMSR
- a CDS encoding tyrosine-type recombinase/integrase produces the protein MPRTNNARERFLTPQEARALLDELKRRSHQTWLMALVSMHCGLRFGEIARLRRADVRFESNTLYIAESKSGRSRYAVMTDEVVMTLCDLPKGPMSALLFPARDGGVMRAASESFNRAVDKLGLNNSGEVIRKADGRETHLKIQDRRQRVVFHTLRHTYASWLPCGGQAQLTIADRLGHHSLKMTKRYTHLMDATRNITAKTISATFHQNVPESPESLPSECD
- a CDS encoding polysaccharide deacetylase family protein, translated to MALTFDLCELATVTTGYDADVINFLRREHIPATLFMGGKWMRTHAERAKQLMAEPGFEIGNHAWSHGNFGIMDQQSMRDQALWTQTEYETLREDILRRAEAAGMPAPNMPPVPELFRLPYGRCSDQALTLLARLGLRVIQWDVVAETMADNSRPELAVDVARRVRPGSILLFHANRVPTGTASLLKGVVRELRRKGYHFVTAGTLLALGEPLSTRDGYFNKPGDNKALDARFGVDGTGRRASMHRKMD